One segment of Saprospiraceae bacterium DNA contains the following:
- a CDS encoding T9SS type A sorting domain-containing protein, translating into MNSIRNSRLLPTIGLLMGVLVWLANNANPPTGNTGAPFNGHCNSCHGGGNPNGFNGNVEISGLPPTIQPNTLYPLTLTMTPTAGTPAKGGFQLVVVNGNNANAGDLASVNAETGTEFLAGREYIEHRNGKNFVGGSTSWNFNWTSPASAAGNIIRFYFIGNFTNGNGNDNGDFPVAASETIPFEAPAPVTATIVDINHVSCFGGNNGSATVEAGGGNPPYTYLWSNGQTSSTAINLTAGNYTVTVTGSSGSGTATATATITQPPILNATATPAGLITCANPSVNVTANATGGTPPYSYNWSNGDTGNPASYSQPGQHSVTVTDNNGCTRVTTFTINANLTPPTAVAGPPGTLTCVQTTVTLNGTGSSSGPNFSYLWTASAGGNIVSGATTLMPTVNAAGTYTLQVTNSTNGCTSTASTTVTSNINPPDISATGGTLTCASNSVVITANSNTPGVSYSWSGPGGFTSNQQNPTVSVPGSYVVTVTNPANNCTNTATANVAQNTTPPTVSSSVNGILTCVVTNVQITVSTNAANPTFAWSGPGGYTSNQQSPNVSVPGNYTATVTNTANGCTASSTVTVNQNIATPGANASVSGPITCLDTIVQLAGSSPSQPVAFAWSGPNNFVSNQPNPNVNTPGNYTLTVTWGTNGCTSTSSVTVIQNTTPPTASIAIPPNLNCNNPTVQLNASASSQGPNFTYLWTTPNGNIVSGANTLTPTVNAAGNYNLLVTNTTNGCTSTATATVFQTPPVSASATAMPVSCNGGANGAATAVANGGAGGFVFAWSNGGSTATIGNLPAGTYIVTVTDAENCTSTASATVTQPATLAANATATAETSNGANDGTATAAPTGGTPGYSYQWSNGDTTPTITNLEPGSYTVTVTDANNCSTVQTVTVNSFNCSITASVSATNISCNGANDGSATVAVEGAAPPIAYIWSNGDTTATITDLSPGTYTVSIVDANDCPASLSVSIIEPPALSANATATAETASNANDGTASALPTGGTEPYSYEWSNGDTTAVITGLAPGSYSVSVTDASGCIASQTVIVNAFNCAITASIAVANASCPETSDGQATVTLEGGSLPFTYLWSNGDTTATTTNLSAGIYSVTVIDADGCFAAQADTVASGDVQPPIITCPGDINLCGADLVNYPAPNVSDNCSLGNNQAVLISGLPSGSAFNDGITVQTFRVTDASGNSSTCSFKVTVNPLPDILVDTIIFDSLALGIGSIQITPVGGTPPYIFIWRKNGEFFSNEEDLENLNAGIYSLLIIDASACQTQLAPITISNTVSADDIFEAEAYIRLYPNPTSSSFRLDTKGFTPAAAQILNAQGQLMQRLSTAELTNEIPVAHLPAGFYYLHLSTDKGKIWVVKWIKTD; encoded by the coding sequence ATGAACTCAATCCGCAACTCCCGCTTGCTCCCCACTATTGGCCTCCTTATGGGGGTACTCGTTTGGCTCGCCAACAATGCCAATCCACCCACGGGCAACACAGGCGCCCCTTTCAATGGGCATTGCAACAGTTGCCACGGGGGCGGCAACCCCAACGGCTTCAACGGCAACGTTGAAATCAGCGGCCTGCCGCCTACCATTCAACCAAACACCTTGTATCCGCTCACACTCACAATGACCCCCACAGCGGGCACACCGGCTAAGGGCGGGTTCCAATTAGTGGTCGTCAATGGCAACAACGCAAACGCAGGAGACCTTGCTTCTGTAAATGCCGAGACGGGCACAGAGTTCCTCGCTGGCCGCGAGTATATCGAGCATCGCAATGGCAAAAACTTTGTGGGCGGCTCCACCTCGTGGAACTTCAATTGGACCTCGCCCGCCAGCGCCGCAGGCAACATCATTAGATTTTATTTCATCGGAAATTTCACCAACGGAAATGGCAACGATAACGGTGACTTCCCCGTCGCGGCATCCGAAACAATACCCTTTGAAGCCCCGGCCCCAGTGACCGCCACTATCGTGGACATCAACCATGTCTCTTGTTTTGGTGGCAATAACGGCAGTGCGACCGTGGAGGCCGGAGGTGGCAACCCTCCATACACCTATTTGTGGAGCAACGGCCAGACATCATCTACCGCTATCAACCTCACGGCTGGCAACTATACTGTCACCGTGACTGGCTCAAGCGGCAGCGGCACCGCCACGGCGACGGCGACCATCACCCAACCGCCAATACTCAACGCCACCGCAACCCCTGCCGGGCTTATCACTTGCGCCAACCCCTCTGTCAATGTAACAGCGAATGCAACAGGCGGCACTCCACCTTACTCCTACAACTGGTCAAACGGCGACACTGGCAATCCTGCTTCTTATTCACAACCCGGGCAGCATTCCGTTACTGTGACCGACAACAACGGCTGCACCCGTGTGACCACTTTCACTATCAATGCCAACCTAACCCCTCCCACAGCAGTCGCTGGCCCGCCCGGCACCCTTACCTGCGTTCAAACAACCGTCACACTTAACGGCACAGGCTCATCATCAGGCCCTAACTTTTCCTACTTGTGGACGGCCTCAGCCGGTGGCAATATCGTTTCTGGCGCCACTACGCTGATGCCAACCGTGAACGCCGCAGGCACATACACCCTGCAAGTAACCAACAGCACCAACGGATGCACTTCCACCGCTTCGACAACCGTGACAAGCAACATCAATCCGCCCGATATTTCAGCAACTGGCGGAACGCTAACTTGCGCATCCAATAGTGTTGTCATCACAGCCAACTCAAACACTCCGGGAGTCTCCTACTCATGGAGTGGGCCGGGAGGCTTTACTTCCAATCAACAAAATCCGACCGTGAGCGTACCCGGCAGCTATGTCGTCACAGTGACCAACCCTGCTAACAATTGCACCAATACCGCCACGGCGAACGTGGCGCAAAACACCACCCCGCCAACGGTCAGTTCAAGCGTCAACGGCATACTGACATGCGTCGTCACTAATGTCCAGATTACCGTTTCCACCAATGCGGCCAATCCCACCTTTGCTTGGAGTGGGCCGGGCGGCTACACCTCCAATCAGCAAAGCCCCAATGTATCGGTGCCCGGCAACTACACCGCCACCGTGACCAACACAGCAAACGGCTGCACCGCTTCCAGCACCGTGACCGTCAACCAAAACATAGCCACACCGGGAGCCAACGCCTCCGTGAGCGGGCCTATCACCTGTCTTGACACAATCGTGCAGCTCGCAGGCAGCTCGCCGTCGCAGCCCGTGGCATTTGCATGGAGCGGACCCAACAATTTTGTCTCCAACCAGCCCAACCCGAATGTCAATACGCCCGGCAACTACACGTTGACCGTTACCTGGGGCACCAATGGATGTACTTCAACATCTTCGGTCACAGTCATTCAAAACACCACACCACCTACGGCCAGCATCGCGATACCCCCCAATCTAAATTGCAATAACCCAACCGTGCAACTCAACGCTTCCGCTTCCTCGCAAGGCCCCAACTTTACTTATCTGTGGACGACTCCCAACGGTAACATTGTGTCAGGGGCCAACACATTGACCCCCACGGTGAACGCGGCCGGAAACTATAATTTGTTGGTGACCAACACCACCAATGGCTGCACCTCAACAGCCACCGCCACCGTTTTCCAAACGCCACCAGTCAGCGCCAGCGCCACTGCCATGCCTGTCAGTTGCAACGGCGGAGCCAACGGCGCTGCCACTGCCGTTGCGAACGGAGGCGCGGGAGGTTTTGTCTTTGCTTGGAGCAATGGCGGCTCCACGGCCACTATTGGCAATCTGCCCGCTGGCACATATATCGTCACCGTCACCGATGCAGAAAATTGTACTTCCACCGCTTCGGCCACCGTCACACAACCTGCTACACTGGCAGCCAACGCAACAGCCACGGCTGAAACCTCCAATGGCGCGAACGATGGAACCGCCACAGCTGCCCCCACAGGCGGAACTCCCGGTTATTCCTACCAGTGGAGCAATGGTGACACCACCCCCACCATCACCAACCTTGAGCCGGGCAGTTACACCGTCACCGTCACCGATGCCAACAATTGTAGCACCGTGCAAACCGTGACGGTCAACAGTTTCAATTGCAGCATCACGGCGAGTGTTTCCGCCACGAACATCTCTTGCAACGGTGCAAACGATGGCTCCGCAACGGTCGCCGTAGAGGGTGCGGCCCCCCCCATAGCTTACATTTGGTCAAATGGCGACACCACCGCTACCATCACCGATTTGTCGCCCGGAACCTACACCGTTTCCATCGTGGATGCCAATGACTGCCCAGCCTCCCTATCTGTGAGCATCATCGAGCCTCCTGCGCTTTCTGCCAATGCCACCGCTACTGCCGAAACCGCTTCCAATGCCAACGATGGCACCGCTTCCGCCCTGCCAACAGGCGGCACAGAACCCTACTCTTACGAGTGGAGCAATGGCGACACCACTGCCGTCATCACTGGCTTGGCGCCGGGCAGCTATTCTGTCAGTGTCACAGATGCCAGCGGCTGCATTGCTAGCCAGACCGTCATTGTCAATGCCTTCAATTGTGCTATCACCGCAAGCATTGCGGTTGCCAATGCCTCCTGCCCCGAAACCAGCGACGGCCAAGCCACCGTTACCCTCGAAGGCGGCTCCTTGCCTTTCACCTACTTGTGGAGCAATGGCGACACCACCGCTACCACTACCAACCTCTCCGCAGGGATTTATAGTGTCACGGTGATTGATGCCGATGGCTGTTTTGCCGCTCAAGCAGATACGGTTGCTTCGGGAGATGTGCAGCCACCAATCATCACTTGCCCCGGCGACATCAATCTCTGTGGCGCAGACTTGGTCAATTACCCCGCGCCCAACGTTTCAGACAATTGCAGCCTTGGCAACAATCAAGCAGTGCTGATAAGCGGCCTTCCGAGCGGCTCCGCTTTCAATGACGGCATCACGGTTCAGACCTTTCGAGTAACAGATGCCTCAGGGAATTCATCTACTTGCTCGTTCAAAGTAACCGTAAACCCCCTGCCGGATATTTTGGTAGATACCATCATCTTCGACTCGCTCGCTCTCGGCATCGGAAGCATTCAAATCACGCCCGTAGGCGGCACGCCGCCGTACATTTTTATTTGGCGTAAAAACGGGGAGTTCTTCTCCAATGAAGAGGACTTGGAAAACCTCAATGCTGGCATCTATTCCCTGCTCATCATTGATGCCAGTGCCTGCCAAACCCAACTGGCACCCATCACTATTAGCAACACCGTGAGCGCAGACGACATATTCGAAGCGGAGGCCTATATCCGGCTATATCCCAACCCGACCAGCAGCTCGTTCCGTTTGGACACCAAAGGCTTCACACCCGCAGCCGCGCAGATATTAAATGCGCAAGGTCAACTAATGCAGCGACTTAGCACAGCCGAACTGACAAACGAGATACCCGTCGCTCACCTGCCAGCTGGTTTTTACTATTTGCACTTGTCAACAGACAAAGGCAAAATATGGGTAGTGAAATGGATAAAAACAGATTAA
- a CDS encoding MarR family transcriptional regulator, producing the protein MKHASNIIDAAGYLAISTRLQRLADNLRKDGAMIYQHFGIEFEPKFWPVVYTLSKKSPLGILDLATEIGYAHPSVIALVREMEQKKWIRSLKDKTDSRRRLLSLSPLALDLVAKMEPAWSVIEAALEEICEGATPLLKAISEVEARLEQERFLDVAKRIARDRAEQSVRIIDYEPRHQAAWERLNLIWIAKDFEVEEIDRETLGQPEKYFLSGGGAVLLAEKDHEIIGTVALQPFGNGSFELAKMTVAEKARGLKIGEKLGWAALERARKLGAKRVFLYSNTKAFQAINLYFKLGFRVVPLDSQEFKRANIQMEIVF; encoded by the coding sequence ATGAAACATGCATCCAACATCATTGACGCGGCGGGGTATCTCGCCATTTCCACGCGCCTGCAACGGCTTGCCGACAATCTACGCAAAGACGGTGCCATGATTTACCAGCATTTCGGCATCGAATTCGAGCCAAAGTTTTGGCCTGTGGTGTACACGCTTTCAAAAAAATCACCGCTGGGGATTCTCGACCTTGCCACCGAAATCGGCTACGCCCATCCCTCGGTCATTGCTTTGGTGCGCGAAATGGAGCAGAAAAAGTGGATTCGCTCGCTCAAAGACAAAACCGATTCACGCCGCCGACTGCTCAGCCTTTCGCCGCTAGCGCTTGATTTGGTAGCGAAAATGGAGCCTGCTTGGAGCGTGATAGAAGCAGCCCTCGAAGAAATCTGCGAGGGGGCAACGCCCTTGCTCAAGGCCATCAGCGAGGTGGAGGCACGCCTTGAGCAGGAACGTTTTTTGGATGTCGCCAAGCGTATCGCCCGCGACAGAGCCGAGCAGTCCGTGCGCATCATTGACTATGAGCCGCGCCATCAAGCGGCTTGGGAGCGATTGAACCTTATCTGGATTGCGAAGGATTTTGAAGTGGAGGAAATAGACCGGGAGACGCTTGGCCAGCCAGAAAAGTATTTTCTCAGCGGCGGCGGGGCGGTTCTGCTGGCCGAAAAAGACCATGAAATCATCGGCACGGTCGCCTTGCAACCGTTTGGCAACGGGTCGTTCGAGCTGGCAAAAATGACTGTGGCAGAAAAGGCACGGGGGCTGAAAATCGGGGAAAAACTGGGTTGGGCGGCGCTGGAAAGGGCGCGAAAACTCGGCGCAAAACGGGTGTTTCTATATTCCAACACAAAGGCCTTTCAGGCCATCAACCTGTATTTCAAACTCGGTTTTCGCGTGGTGCCTTTGGACAGTCAAGAGTTCAAGCGGGCAAATATCCAGATGGAAATAGTGTTCTGA
- the nadB gene encoding L-aspartate oxidase: MARIQTDILVLGSGIAGLTFSIKAARQFPTRQILVLTKTTEGESNTRYAQGGVAAVWDEEKDNFEKHIADTLDAGDGLCNERVVRIVVEEGPSRVQEIIEWGARFDKEKNASGYDLAREGGHSEHRILHYKDLTGWEMQRTLMEEAAKYPNIKVMEHYFALDLITQHHLGRMVIRVTPGIECYGCYALNKQNGDIDTILSRVTILCTGGAGQVYKATTNPIIATGDGVAMTYRAKGRVQNMEFMQFHPTSLYNPAGENPSFLVSEAVRGFGGILKTAEGEEFMQHYDERRSLAPRDIVARAIDSEMKKRGTDCMYLDCRHLNKDDFVAHFPTIYEKCRSIGIDPMHDMIPVVPACHYMCGGIMTDEHGRSSIGRLYAAGECSSTGLHGANRLASNSLLEAMVFAHRIFLDIQDKLDGWHFQDNIPDWNAEGTTDPQEMVLITQSIKELKEIMSYYVGIVRSNIRLKRALDRLFLLYQETEELYKTTAVSPQLMELRNLITIAYLITRSASHRRESRGLHFTTDFPDKLPFVEESVL, from the coding sequence ATGGCTCGCATCCAAACCGATATACTCGTCCTCGGCTCCGGCATTGCCGGGCTGACATTCTCCATCAAAGCCGCTCGACAATTCCCAACCCGTCAAATCCTTGTGTTGACAAAGACCACCGAAGGCGAAAGCAACACCCGCTACGCGCAGGGAGGCGTGGCTGCCGTGTGGGACGAGGAAAAAGACAATTTTGAAAAACATATAGCCGACACGCTCGACGCAGGCGACGGCCTTTGCAACGAGCGCGTGGTGCGCATCGTCGTGGAGGAAGGCCCAAGTCGGGTGCAAGAAATCATCGAGTGGGGCGCTCGATTCGACAAGGAAAAAAACGCTTCGGGCTACGACCTCGCCCGCGAAGGCGGTCACTCCGAACACCGCATTCTCCATTACAAGGATTTGACCGGTTGGGAAATGCAGCGCACCCTGATGGAAGAGGCTGCCAAATACCCCAACATAAAAGTGATGGAACACTATTTCGCGCTCGACCTAATAACCCAGCACCATTTGGGGCGAATGGTCATCCGCGTCACCCCCGGCATAGAGTGCTACGGCTGCTACGCCCTCAACAAACAAAATGGGGATATTGACACCATCCTCTCGCGCGTCACCATTCTTTGCACGGGCGGTGCAGGACAAGTGTATAAAGCCACCACCAACCCCATAATCGCCACGGGCGACGGCGTGGCCATGACCTACCGCGCCAAAGGTCGCGTGCAGAATATGGAATTCATGCAGTTTCACCCGACCTCACTTTATAATCCAGCAGGCGAAAACCCCTCTTTCCTTGTCTCAGAGGCTGTCCGTGGCTTTGGTGGCATACTGAAAACCGCTGAAGGAGAAGAGTTTATGCAGCATTACGACGAACGTCGCTCGCTTGCCCCACGCGACATCGTGGCCCGCGCCATTGACTCTGAAATGAAAAAACGCGGTACCGACTGTATGTACCTCGATTGCCGTCATCTTAACAAAGATGATTTCGTGGCGCACTTCCCTACCATCTATGAAAAATGCCGCAGCATCGGGATAGACCCCATGCACGACATGATACCTGTGGTGCCCGCCTGCCACTATATGTGCGGTGGCATCATGACCGACGAACATGGGCGCAGCAGCATCGGGCGGCTCTACGCAGCAGGCGAATGTAGCAGTACCGGTCTGCATGGTGCCAATCGCCTCGCTTCCAATTCCCTACTCGAAGCGATGGTGTTTGCTCACCGCATCTTCCTCGACATTCAAGACAAACTGGATGGTTGGCATTTTCAGGACAACATTCCCGATTGGAATGCCGAGGGCACTACCGACCCGCAGGAAATGGTACTTATCACCCAAAGCATTAAGGAGTTGAAGGAAATCATGTCCTACTACGTCGGCATCGTGCGCTCCAATATTCGTCTCAAACGCGCGCTCGACCGACTTTTCCTGCTTTATCAGGAAACGGAGGAACTCTACAAAACCACCGCCGTCAGCCCTCAACTCATGGAATTGCGCAACCTCATCACCATTGCCTACCTCATCACCCGCTCGGCCTCGCACCGCCGCGAGAGCCGGGGGCTGCATTTTACAACGGACTTCCCCGACAAATTGCCCTTTGTGGAGGAATCTGTTTTGTAG
- a CDS encoding PorT family protein gives MKTISQTLVALFALLCWTSASAQSNFGEFRWGLKAGANFASVNNLSNDVEKDKGKVGFVGGAFCKIPLKHYVSIRPELLFHTKGATLDIPTDVTGQRYTGRYATNYIELPLSIDFDLPFFLDLHVGVQGAVLLSKKLTVDGSAVKDPENFNSSEFGWHIGGGIDLGNIGIHLRFQQSLTSFYDTFLMGAGNVEPRNWGLALTASYMFVN, from the coding sequence ATGAAAACAATAAGCCAAACTCTTGTCGCGCTGTTTGCGCTGCTTTGCTGGACCTCAGCCTCCGCACAATCCAATTTTGGAGAATTCAGATGGGGCCTTAAAGCCGGGGCCAACTTTGCCAGTGTCAACAACCTGAGCAATGACGTTGAAAAAGACAAAGGGAAAGTGGGCTTTGTGGGAGGTGCATTTTGCAAAATCCCGCTCAAACACTATGTCTCCATTCGCCCAGAACTGCTTTTTCACACCAAAGGTGCCACGCTCGATATCCCTACGGACGTGACTGGGCAGCGATATACCGGGCGCTATGCTACCAACTACATCGAGCTGCCGCTATCAATTGATTTTGATTTGCCGTTCTTCCTTGATTTGCATGTAGGGGTGCAAGGCGCGGTGCTGCTTTCAAAAAAACTCACCGTTGACGGGAGCGCGGTAAAAGACCCCGAGAACTTCAATAGCAGCGAATTTGGCTGGCACATAGGCGGCGGAATAGACCTTGGCAACATCGGCATCCATCTGCGTTTTCAACAAAGCTTGACTTCATTCTATGACACTTTTTTAATGGGCGCTGGCAACGTGGAACCCCGCAATTGGGGGCTGGCCCTCACTGCATCTTATATGTTTGTCAATTGA
- a CDS encoding rRNA pseudouridine synthase, which yields MEEKKRRPRITKPDPVSPLKERERPLQDNESSENQDETNERKPWQDRNQESGGGTFERKPWQDRGQQGERKPWQDRNQGGGGGGYERKPWQDRGQQGERKPWQDRNQGGGGGGYERKPWQDRGQQGERKPWQDRNQESGGGGYERKPWQDRGQQGERKPWQDRNQGGGGGGYERKPWQDRGQQGERKPWQDRNQGGGGGGYERKPYGDRKPFNKGGGGGFGKKPFGKKPFKKKDEFYIERKPKPGLPSGEGMPLNKYLAHCGVSSRRKAVEYIEQNKVTVNGEVKNEPFYRIQPGDVVICDGKLATIQERPVYVLLNKPKNVITTTDDDRGRPTVMDIVDPHFPERLYPVGRLDRETTGLLLITNDGDLAQKLSHPSMQVQKQYRVGLRKPLTQADLEHIERGVELEDGLMEVNWIRFSEDHPERDIVELEISSGRNRVVRRLFEALGYEIFKLDRFYFAGLTKKDLQRGSFRELTQREVIMLKHFTGHPSTGPKKKQPEEKQTDAESTDNSAEEEAS from the coding sequence ATGGAAGAAAAAAAACGCCGTCCGCGCATTACAAAGCCGGACCCCGTCTCCCCGCTGAAAGAGCGCGAGAGACCCCTTCAGGACAACGAATCATCTGAAAATCAGGATGAAACCAATGAACGCAAGCCTTGGCAAGACCGCAATCAGGAAAGCGGCGGAGGCACCTTTGAGCGCAAGCCCTGGCAGGACCGAGGCCAACAAGGGGAACGCAAGCCCTGGCAAGACCGCAATCAAGGCGGCGGCGGTGGCGGCTACGAGCGCAAGCCCTGGCAGGACCGAGGCCAACAAGGGGAACGCAAGCCCTGGCAAGACCGCAATCAAGGCGGCGGCGGTGGCGGCTACGAGCGCAAGCCCTGGCAGGACCGAGGCCAACAAGGAGAACGCAAACCCTGGCAAGACCGCAATCAGGAAAGCGGCGGTGGCGGCTACGAGCGCAAGCCCTGGCAGGACCGAGGCCAACAAGGGGAACGCAAACCCTGGCAAGACCGCAATCAAGGCGGCGGCGGTGGCGGCTACGAGCGCAAGCCCTGGCAGGACCGAGGCCAACAAGGGGAACGCAAACCCTGGCAAGACCGCAATCAAGGCGGCGGCGGTGGCGGCTACGAGCGCAAGCCTTATGGTGACCGCAAGCCCTTCAACAAAGGTGGTGGTGGCGGTTTTGGCAAAAAGCCATTCGGCAAAAAACCTTTCAAGAAAAAAGACGAATTCTACATCGAGCGCAAGCCGAAACCCGGTCTGCCGAGCGGCGAGGGTATGCCCCTAAATAAATACCTCGCGCATTGTGGAGTGTCGTCGCGACGCAAAGCCGTCGAATATATCGAGCAAAACAAAGTAACCGTCAACGGCGAGGTCAAGAACGAGCCATTCTATCGCATTCAACCCGGCGACGTGGTCATTTGCGATGGCAAACTGGCCACCATCCAAGAGCGCCCCGTCTATGTTTTGCTCAACAAGCCCAAAAATGTCATCACGACCACCGACGACGACCGAGGCCGACCGACCGTTATGGACATCGTGGACCCGCACTTCCCAGAACGGCTCTACCCCGTTGGTCGCCTCGACCGCGAAACCACTGGCCTCCTGCTCATCACCAACGACGGCGACTTGGCGCAAAAACTCTCGCATCCCAGCATGCAAGTGCAGAAACAATATCGCGTCGGGCTCCGCAAGCCACTTACGCAAGCCGATTTGGAACATATCGAACGCGGTGTGGAACTTGAGGATGGCCTCATGGAGGTGAATTGGATTCGCTTCTCGGAAGACCACCCCGAACGCGACATAGTTGAACTCGAAATCTCTTCTGGCCGCAACCGCGTAGTGCGCCGGCTGTTCGAGGCATTGGGCTATGAGATTTTCAAACTCGACCGATTCTACTTCGCCGGGCTGACGAAAAAAGATTTGCAACGTGGCTCATTCCGCGAGCTGACGCAGCGCGAAGTCATCATGCTCAAACACTTCACGGGCCACCCCTCTACCGGGCCTAAAAAGAAACAGCCGGAGGAAAAACAAACCGATGCTGAAAGCACCGACAACAGCGCGGAGGAAGAAGCATCCTAA
- the aroQ gene encoding type II 3-dehydroquinate dehydratase, with protein sequence MKILIINGPNLNLLGKREPEIYGHRSFDEYFGVLKNDFPGADLAYFQSNHEGAIIDKLHESGFSVDGIVLNAGALTHTSIALGDAVGAIPSPVVEVHISNVYRREAFRHHSFLSAKCVGSIIGLGLEGYRLAVQYLLHHERT encoded by the coding sequence ATGAAAATTCTCATCATCAACGGCCCCAATCTCAATTTGTTGGGCAAACGCGAGCCGGAGATTTATGGCCACCGATCGTTCGACGAGTACTTCGGGGTGCTGAAGAATGATTTCCCGGGGGCCGACCTCGCCTATTTTCAAAGCAACCACGAAGGCGCAATCATTGACAAGCTGCACGAGTCAGGCTTTTCAGTGGATGGAATCGTGCTCAACGCCGGGGCGCTCACCCACACCTCTATTGCCTTGGGCGATGCCGTGGGGGCCATTCCCTCACCCGTTGTGGAGGTGCACATTAGTAATGTATATCGGCGGGAGGCCTTTCGGCACCACTCTTTTTTGTCGGCAAAATGTGTGGGCAGCATCATCGGCTTAGGACTCGAAGGCTACCGTCTGGCGGTGCAGTATCTGCTCCATCACGAGCGGACATGA
- the metK gene encoding methionine adenosyltransferase produces MPYLFTSESVSEGHPDKVSDQISDAILDAFLVQDPESKVACETLVTTGLVVVAGEVRSKAYVDVQETARRTIEKIGYTKAEYQFEAKSCGVISAIHEQSPDIAQGVDVGKKSEDEQGAGDQGMMFGYATNETDNYMPLALELAHLLLRELAAIRKEGKQMKYLRPDAKSQVTIEYTDKHVPKKIDAIVVSTQHDDFDTEEKMQARIAADVQKILIPRVKKHLPKRVQRLFTPDIKYYINPTGKFVIGGPHGDTGLTGRKIIVDTYGGKGAHGGGAFSGKDSSKVDRSAAYATRHIAKNLVASGLCSQALVQVAYAIGIAQPVGLYVNTYGTCKVKGLSDGEIAQKLLKIFDLRPAAIVRRFGLKNPIFSETAAYGHFGREPQKKKVQIGLNGSTKTLEVETFTWEKLDAVNDIKKAFGLN; encoded by the coding sequence ATGCCATACCTCTTCACTTCCGAATCCGTGTCAGAAGGTCATCCCGACAAAGTATCCGACCAAATCAGCGATGCCATCCTCGACGCATTTTTGGTGCAAGACCCCGAATCCAAAGTAGCTTGCGAGACACTGGTGACTACCGGCCTCGTCGTAGTCGCAGGCGAGGTGCGCTCCAAAGCTTATGTGGACGTGCAGGAAACTGCTCGCCGCACCATCGAAAAAATCGGCTACACAAAGGCCGAGTACCAGTTTGAAGCCAAGAGCTGCGGTGTCATCAGCGCCATTCACGAGCAAAGCCCCGACATCGCGCAAGGCGTGGATGTGGGCAAAAAAAGCGAGGATGAGCAAGGCGCGGGCGACCAAGGCATGATGTTCGGCTATGCTACCAACGAGACGGACAACTATATGCCACTTGCTCTCGAACTCGCCCATCTGCTGTTGCGCGAACTCGCGGCCATCCGAAAAGAAGGCAAGCAGATGAAGTATCTGCGACCCGACGCAAAAAGCCAAGTCACTATCGAATACACCGACAAGCACGTTCCTAAAAAGATTGATGCCATCGTCGTCAGCACGCAGCACGACGATTTCGACACGGAGGAGAAAATGCAGGCTCGCATTGCCGCCGACGTGCAAAAAATCCTCATCCCGCGTGTGAAGAAGCACCTGCCCAAACGGGTGCAAAGGCTCTTCACTCCCGACATCAAATACTATATCAACCCCACTGGCAAATTCGTCATAGGCGGGCCACATGGCGACACGGGGCTTACCGGCCGCAAAATCATCGTGGACACCTATGGTGGCAAAGGCGCGCACGGCGGCGGTGCTTTTAGCGGGAAAGACTCTTCCAAGGTGGACCGCTCGGCAGCTTACGCCACACGCCATATCGCCAAAAACCTGGTGGCTTCCGGCCTGTGCAGCCAAGCTTTGGTGCAGGTCGCGTACGCCATCGGAATAGCGCAGCCCGTCGGGCTTTATGTCAATACTTATGGCACTTGCAAGGTGAAAGGCTTGAGCGATGGCGAAATCGCGCAAAAACTCCTCAAGATTTTCGACTTGCGCCCAGCGGCCATCGTGCGGCGTTTTGGCTTGAAAAACCCAATTTTTTCGGAAACGGCCGCTTATGGACATTTTGGTCGCGAGCCGCAAAAGAAAAAAGTTCAAATCGGCCTGAACGGCTCCACGAAAACCCTCGAGGTAGAGACCTTCACTTGGGAAAAACTCGATGCGGTGAACGACATCAAAAAGGCTTTTGGCTTGAACTGA